In the genome of Geminocystis sp. M7585_C2015_104, the window CAAGGGTGTTAACAGCACAGAAGTAGGCCGCCACGAAGCCGGCTAGGGCAATGCCCCCCAGGGAGTAGGACAAAATGGCCTCCCCTGAGAAGATAAGCACCCTTCTGGCCCATCCCAAGGGTGGTACTAGTATATGCCAAACACCGCCGGCTAACAAGAGAATGCCAATATAAATGTGGCCTCCCACCAAATCTTCTAGGTTGTTAATACTGGCAAAGTGAGTTTGGTAACCATATAGGGTAGCCAGGTTGAGGGTAGGATGTTCTACTATCCGCACTGTCTTCGTAGTAGCATCATACAGTCCCCCCCAATACATGGCCTTGAAGGCCAATAGAAGGGCTCCCATCCCTAAAAACAGAAGATGATGACCGAGAATCACCCCCAACTTGGCGGGGTCATCCCAGGAGAAATCGAAGGTCTTTGCCCTTCCCTGGGCGTCTTTTAGGCTTTCTGGGCCCTTGAGGGCGTGGAAGATAGCCCCTGCACCCAAAAAGGCAGAGGAAATCAGATGCAACGAGCCAACCACAAAATAGGGATAGGTGTCCACAATCTGACCCCCCTCACCAACGCCCCAACCCAGAGTGGCCAGGTGGGGTAGAAGGATTAAACCCTGTTCCCACATAGGACGGCTAGTATCAAACCGGGAGATTTCAAAAAGGGTAAAACTCCCCGCCCAGAAGGTAGTCAGTGCTGCCTGTCCCACGTGGGCGGCAATAAACAAACCACTCTTATCAGCGAAGCGGGCGTTTCCTGCCCACCAATCGTATTTTACCTCTGTTTTTCCGTATGTTTGCATTGCCTTTTGGCTTTCCTCCGCAAACTTAGAATTTTTCTCAACAAGCCTAATGATAATTTATAACATTTGCTATTTATTTTCAACTAATTTATGTAAATTTTTGTTAAACTTGATTAGAAAATGGGGCCTATGTGCAGGTTTCATAGGAGTAATAACCTGATAGGTTCAGTATTTTCCTGTATAAAATTGCAATAAGGTTGCCAAAATAATGAAATAAATATGCATTAATAGAGGCGAGGCATTAAGGGCGGACAAGGCTTATAATCATAAAAGGGAGAGAAAAAACAAGAAACTATGTCCAGTGGTGGGAAGAGAGTAAATAACAGTCCTATACAACAGAGGCCTGTGGATTGCAAGGTGGGCAGTTTGGCAGAATTGAGGCAGTTGTTGTGGGAGGAGGGAATTGAGACAAGTCAGTGGAGTCATCAACAGGGAAATAAGACAATAGAAGACTTATGGCGGGAAATCAGTATAGGAGAATCTTATTTGAAGAGGGTAGAGGGAAAATTAACCAGACTATTGCGAGTTAGTGCCGTAGAGGTTATATTTACCCTGGGGGAGCGTCGTTTTCAACTGGTGGAAGACAAACAAATTTTCCTCAACAGCGGCATCGTTCGCCAAAGAGAGTTGAATGTGATTACAGAAAAAATACGCGGTCGCGAAAATCCCCTTTCTGCCGCCTATAGAGGGTTGATGGAGGAGGTGAATTTGAAAGTAACCACCCCCCTTAACTTTCTGGGAGAAACCTACTGGCAAAAAATTTCTCCTAGCTATCCCCATCTTTCCAGTCTCTACCAAGTATTCCACTATCAGGCCATTCTGGGGGAGAGGGAATTAATAACAGTTCGTTTTTCCGAGTACCGAGAACAGGAGAATATTCTCAGTCTATTCACCCTTAAACCCCTCCACTAAAAATCAGAGATTTAACATTTTGTAACAAAGTGTTGATAATTTATCGCAACAAACCCTTATACTGAAGATTAGGTCTGAGGGTCAATGTAAGGAGCAATCCCATTGTACAACTCAGTCAAGAAAACCCCAAAGAGGAAGCCAACAGGTTAACAGATATTGTTACACTAAGTAAAGAAAATTTAAGGATAATTTTTATAGATACCATGGGTCGTACAGGAGTATTATTGTTAAACCTAGGTGGGCCAGAAAAACTAGAGGATGTACGTCCTTTCTTGTACAATCTATTTTCTGACCCAGAGATAATTCGTCTGCCCTTCCCCTGGCTACAAAAACCCCTGGCTTGGTTAATAGCCACCCTACGCTGCAAAAAATCGGAAGCCAACTATCTACGTATTGGGGGGGGCTCACCCCTGTTGCGAATCACCAATGCCCAGGCAGAGGCTTTACAAGCTAAATTGGCGGCCATGGGGGCAGATATAAATGTGTATGTAGGGATGCGTTACTGGCACCCCTTTACAGAAGAAGCCATTGCCAGGATTAAAGAGGATGGCATTGAGAGGTTGGTAATTCTACCATTGTACCCTCAGTTCTCCATAAGTACCAGTGGCTCTAGTTTTCGTCTCTTGGAACAGTTGTGGAAACAAGATCCCCAACTACAGAAGATACAATACACCATTATCCCCTCCTGGTATGACCATCCCGGCTATCTGTCTGCCATGGCGGATTTAATCAAACAGGAGTTGGAACAGTTTGAACATCCAGAAAGGGTACATATCTTCTTTAGCGCCCATGGTGTCCCAAAAACCTATGTTACCGAAGCGGGAGATCCCTATCAAGTAGAAATCGAAGAATGTACTCAGTTGATCATGAAAACCCTTAACACTGGCAATCCCTACACCCTCGCCTATCAGAGTAGGGTGGGGCCAGTAGAATGGTTGAAACCCTATACAGAAGACGCCCTGGCGGAATTAGGCAGACAGAAGGTCAAGGACTTACTGGTGGTGCCTATCAGTTTTGTATCGGAACATATTGAAACCCTACAGGAGATTGATTTAGAATACAGAGAGTTGGCTGAAGAAGTAGGCATAACCAACTTCAAACGAGTTCCCGCCCTTAACACTCATCCCCTGTTCATTGAGGCTTTGAGCGACTTAACCCTAACCGCCCTATCCAAGCCACCTCTGCATTTCCACCACCTTACCCGCCCCAAGAAAAATATGAGGCTGTACCCCCCCGAAAAATGGGAATGGGGTTTGACCTCCATGGCAGAGGTGTGGAATGGGCGTTTAGCTATGCTAGGCTTTTTAGCACTACTGTTGGAACTAATTAGTGGACATGGTCCCTTACACCTTGTGGGCTTGTTGTAGTGTTCAAGAGACACTGATTTGTGCCGACTCATATCCCGGGGGTTCAATGTGAATGACAATCCTCACCGGTGCGAATCTCTCTTCTAGTCTTCTTTCCACCTCTTCTGTGATGTCATGGGCGGTTTTTACGTCTTCTTTGTCTACAATTAGATGCATTTCAATAAACACCTGTCTGCCTAACAATCCTCTGGAGGTGATGTCATGACAGTTTACCACTCCTGGCACTGTCATCACAATCTCGTGAATCAACTCAGGGGCAATGGCCGCCTCGTCCACCAACCAGGGGAGATTACGACGTAAAACCTCCCAGGCACTTTTAATCACCAATACAGCCACTGGGAAAGCCAACAAAACATCCAGGTATTTCAACCATGGCATGTTAAGACTATCCGACTGCCACACCCCTATCAGTCCCAACAGCACCATTATTGTAATCCATACGTCACTCATTGTGTGATAGGCGTCAGCAATCAGAATCTCACTGCCTATTTTTCTTCCCACGTGCCCCTCATAATAAGCTACAAATATATTTACCCCCAGCACTATAAGTAACACCCATAATTGTTCCCCGCTTATAGTTACCTTACCTGTGCCGAAGAATAACCTTTCAAGGGCACTACTGACGATTTCAAAACAGGCAATACCCAGGAAGGCGGCAATACCCAATGCCCCCACCGCCTCGAATTTTTGATGTCCATAGGGGTGTTCCTTGTCTGGTTTTGGCGACGACATTTGGTTTGTCACCAACCCCAGAATGTTATTGGCACTGTCCGTCACACTATGTAACGCGTCTGCTTGCAAACTTAGTGAGCCCGTAAGTATCCCCACTGTTGCTTTTATAATCAAAACCAATATATTAAGCCACAGAGTTATAATCAGAACTTTTCTAGTGTGATGACGGTTATCCCTTATCATTTCTCATTTCCCCTCCTACCCAATCAACACTTTCTTATATAATGTCATAAATTCTGCAAAAAATGGCCTTTATGTTAACAATTAATTATCCCTATTTGATGGTATCTATAATCATTTTTAATCTCATAAAACGCCATTTGATAATATTTAGCGTTGAATTTTTTATAGTGTTATTTAACCCTTTTCCCTTTTCCTTATTCTCAAAAGAGCCCCACCAGGATTGTGTAGTAAAGAAAAATGGGTATATCCGGGCTATAATTGAAAAAAAATATCACCTGAAAGTCATAGACATTTATGAATGAAAACACTCCTGACAAACTGGATGACATCACTACGCCCATTTGGGAAGCCCCCCCCCACATCCGTAATATTGTCCAACAAGTCTTGCAGTTAGAGAAAATGAGGATAAGCCAAAAAAATCTCCGCTACATCAACGAGGATGTGGTTAAAATAATCAAACAAAATATTCAGTAATCTTGCCTTCCACCTCCCCTATTCCTAAACAATATGTGATATGAAAATTATTAGCCTACAGCTAGCAAACTTTCGTCAGTTTTATGGAAAAACGCCCATAATAAGATTTAGTGAAGGTAAGAAAAACACCACAGTGATTTATGGAAGCAATGGTGCGGGGAAAACTACTATTCTCAACGCCTTTATTTGGGCGATGTATGGGAGACACACTCCTTCTTTTACACAGCCCGATTGGCTGGTCAATAAAAGGGCGGTTGAGGAAGCGGAAATTGGGGCGGCAGTGGAGTGTTGGGTGGAGATAATTTTTGAACACGAATACAAAACCTATCAGTTAAAAAAGAGATTCTTTGCCAAGCGAAATTCCTCAGGGGGTGTGGAAACCACTTCTCCCCAGACACTCATGATGGTGGCGGATGAAGAAGGAAAATGGCAGCCACCTTTACAGTCTCCTGAGGATATTATCGAACAGATTTTACCCAAGAGTCTTCACGGGTATTTCTTCTTTGACGGGGAACAGATTGAACACTTATTTAGAGATTCTGACAGGGGTAAAATAGCTGAAGACACAAAAGAGTTAATAGGCGTCAAGATTCTGGAAAGGGCAATTACCCATCTGAAAAACGCGGAGAAAATCCTGGAACAGGAGTTAAAATCCTTGGGAGATTTACAGGTTAAAAACCTGCTAAAGGAAAAGGAGGTTAAACAGGAATTGCAACAGAAACTAAGACAACAATTAGGACTATTAGAAGAAAGACTAACTCTCCTGACAAGAGAAAGGGAGAAAATTTCCCAGGAGATGTTGCAGATTAGTGCCATAGAAAATCTCCAGAGGTTAAAACAGAGGCTGCTACAAGAAGAGAGAGAATTAAAAAAGAAACTAAAAGAGAGTCAGGAAGCCATAAAAAGAGAAATTAGTTCTAGAGCATATCTTGTTTTCTTACAGGGGATAATAGCGGAATTTCAGGAAAAGGTTTCCCTCCTCAAAGGAGAAGGAAAATTCCCTGCAATAGAACCAGAGTTTATAAGAGAGTTGTTGGAGAAAAACCGGTGCATTTGTGGAAGAGAATTAGAGGAAAATACCCCCCCATACCGAGAGGTAAAAAGATGGCTAGAAACGGAGAGAACATTTCAAAGGGAGGAGATAATAAAACTAGAAAACCAAGTAGAGAATCAGAAACAAAGATTAGAAGATTTCTGGCAGTCAGTCCACAACTATCAAAAAACAATTGGCAACTTGCGTTATCGTCTAAACCAAGTGGAACTAGAGTTGGATGAAATCAACGAAAAACTGAGACAACATCCACAGCAGGATATTAAGGAAAAACAGGCACAATTAGACAAATTAGAGACATACATTCGCGAGGTAATTTTGAATCAAGGAGAAATAAATCTGCAATTAGAAAACCTAGAAAACGAGTTAAGCCGTTTGGAGAAACAAATAGCAAAACAGGAAATAAAGGCAGAAAAACAAAACCTGACCAAGAGGAGAATTGAGGCAACCCGAAAAGCAATCCTATGCATTGCGGAGGTAAAAAAACGCCTAGAAACTCATTTTAGAGAGGCTTTAGAGAAGAGACTACAGTCCATTTTTGCCTCCATATCCTTCACTCCCTACCAACCACTTCTGAACGAGAATTATGAGTTAAATTTAGTAGAAAATACCACAGGGGTAACCCTACCTGTAGCCGCCTCCACTGGGGAAAATCAAATTTTAAGCCTCTCCTTCATTGGTGCGGTGATTGACATGGTGAGGGAATGGTCAAAACGAAACAGTATTATTACCACAGACGCCAGTGAGTTTCCCATAGTAATGGATTCCCCCTTTGGGAGTTTAGATGAGGTATATCGTCGCCAGGTGGCCGCGGCTATTCCCCGGCTTGCCAACCAGCTGATTATGTTGGTGACAAAAAGCCAGTGGCGAAACGAAGTAGAAACAGAAATAACCCCCCATCTAGGTAGGCAATACCTGCTAGTATACAAAACCCCCAAACCCGACTGTCAGGAAGACACCATTACCCTCAATGGATGTCCATATCCTCTAGTAGTTAAAAGCGAAAACCAGTACGAATATACGGAAATCATCGAAATAGGGAATAACATGTAGGGGTAGGGGGTGTCCTACCCTTCTACCATATAAAACCCTACACAGGATTTTAGCTATTAGAGGCATAAAAGGCAATGGCCATCAACCCTGCCACTAGTAGTATGCCAAAGACAGTGAGGACAATATAATTGCGTTTTTCCTTAGCGGTGAGGGGCTGGGCCTGGTATATTTTGGGTTCATTAGCAAAATTATTCAGTCTCCCTCCATCCTCTGTAGTATAAGGCATTTCCGCTATAACTCCAAATAATTACTAACTGGTTATTATAACACTGGTGTATAAGGGGAAAAAGCACTATTAATCGGTATATCTTTAACTCACAAAATAATACAGATTACTATTTGTATAAAATGAGTAATACTGGATCCAAGAACCTATTGAGGGGAAAACTGATAGCTAATTTTCTCATTTTGTAGGGGGTTGTTAACAAGACAAATTGGCTTGTTATAGATGAATCATTATTTGTAATAGACCGAGTGGCGGCGTAAAGGAGGAAAATTACAATTCCCTCGGCTTACGGTGTGACAGGGAGAAACGTGCCTGGTTTTAGGGGACAATAGTCCATAACTTTTCCATGCCCTGTTGAAAGGGATTGGGGAAGGAGACTAAGGCGAGGGGGATTTGAAAAGAAAAACCGACTGGTTCACTTGGGTTTATCTACTTAAAATTAAAACCCCCTAAGATTTTAAATAAAAAGAGCTGCGGGGCAGAGAATTTTATATAAGATAGCATTTATATAGGAGCAACTATATAGAGGATAGGGATTATTTGGAGAAATCACTAAAGAATGTGAATAAAAAGAATGTGAATAATTAGTGAAGTCCGCAAAAAATAGACGAGGATGAAAAATGAGCCTTTGTTCGTAGTGTGGGGGGGGAATGATGCTAAGAAAGAAACATCAGAAGACACAAAAAACTTATGTACTGATATTCCAGAGGAATTTTGATTCACAATCGTCTTGGAGTTGATTATAAAGTCTTATGGGAGGTGGCTTCCCGGAAAATACTAGACCCCATAAACAATAGTAAAAGAAATTTGGGACATAGTATCATAAGGAAAATAGTGTTTGAGTTATCCCCATGAGCCAATTGGCGTGAACATGGGAACTGGTGGGAAACCAAAGGGGACTTGTCCTAAGGTATAAAAGCCTGCTAAATTCTGAAGAGGAGATGGTCCATGACCCTTCCAATCCAGACGATACCTCAAGAAAATTGACAAGTATGCCATCGGGGGTTTTTTAGTCTTCTCTGGTCAAGCTCAGGCCTGCAAATGGGACAAAAAAGACTAGTTTTATACAGATACATAGCATCTAAGTTGGAATTTTAGAAAAATTACCTGTTATAGGCCAGTATCTAAATGGTAGCCCCCCTAGGGCAGTACTGCTTGTGGTGTGAAACTGTACTACGTCTCTGCCCTCATATTTCCCCCCGGCGTAGGGGGAGTTGGCAAATGTTAGAGGTAGGCTGATTATATGCATAAGCTTAGACTAAGTGAAGGAATATAAAAGGCTATTTGAGAACTTTATTTACCTAGCTGCTCTACAAACTGTCAATTACATTCTTCCACTTATAACTTTTCCCTACCTTGTCAGGGTTTTGGGAGTAGAAAAATTTGGTTTTCTGTCATTCGCCAACGCCACCATTGGATATTTTCGGCCCCTCACTGATTAGGGATTTAATTGGTATGCCACTAGGGAAATAGCGATTCACAGGGGGAATAAAGAAAAGCCCCAGTAGATATTCAGTGCTGTGATGATTATCAGGCTTAGTTTAATGATTTTAAGCCTAATTTTGCTAACAGTATTAGTTATATTTTTTGAAGGGTTTAGGCAAGACCGGCTGGTGTATTATTTAACATCCAGCATGTTGGTGGGTAATGCCTTTTTTCCAGTTTGGTTTTTCCAGGGAATGGAGAGTATAAAGTATATTACATTATTAAACATATCAGCAAGAGGTATATTCACCATAGCGATATTTGTATATGTGAAGACTCAGGCAGACTATTAGAAGGTGCCACTTTTGAGTGGATTAGGCCTTGTGGCAGCCGCAGTAATTAGCCTATATTTCATTGCGGGTGAATTGGGGGTTAGTATCAATTTGGCCTCTGTAAAAGTTATCACCCACCAATTCAAAGGGGGGTTGGCACATATTTGTTGCCATAATAGCCATTAGCCTTTACACCATCTCAACAACATTTATTCTCGGACTGTTCACAAAAAACATTTTTGTGTGCCATCATTTGGCGGCGGAATGGCCAACATTCTACAATTTTATTTCAAAAAAAAAAGTTGCACAGTCCCGAATAAGGGTACTCAGTTTATGAGTTAATGTAATGACAGGGGTGTGTAGGTGTTCTTACTGCAATTCAGAAAAAGTGGTCAAAAACGGCAGGTGGAGACAGGGTAAGCAAAGGTTTCTCTGCAGAGAATGCGGAAGAATATTGGTTCAAAATTCCGTCAGAAGACACTACCCAAAACACACCATTGACTTAGCCCTAAAGCTATATACGAAGGACAGGGAAATGTCCGCAATAGCAGGGTCTTTAACGGGCCTGATGAGACCGTCAGAAAATGGATAACAAGAGAGGAAATTAGGGCTTTGGGCAGACTCAGGGCAATAGAGAAGATTGTTGTTGGAAGAACATTTAACAGAATAGGCGCAGATGAGGTGTGGACACACATAGGCAACAAGGGGAAAAAAATCTGGATATGGACTGCAGTGTTTGACAACAAGTTAAACCCCTTTCATGTAGGTGGCAGAAAAGAGGAGGATTTTTGGAAGTTGTATTGCTTTGTCCAACATCAAATTGTGAGATAATACCTTTTTGTGAAAAGAGACTGAAAAGATCACAAACAGAAATTCGTCAAAAAAAGTAAGATGTTTATTGACTCCTCCATCTTCGGTGGACACCAACAAGAGTAAGCCAAAAAGCCAGACAGACCATACACCATAACCCGCCCCAAAGCCCTAATCACCCTTGCCATCCTCATTAACTCCGCCCTCAGACTACCCCACAGACAAACTGAAGGCTCCCCCAGACAGCCCTTTCATGGGCTCAGATATAAAAATACCCAACTTCAGAACAATAGAAAACTTCAGCTTTGACAATCTGCCCGTCAGCACAGAATACTTGCCAGAGGACTTTGTCAATGGTTCTTGACTCAAGCGGTGTGAAAGCGACAAACAGAGGAGAGTGGCTCAGGAAGAAACACGGCAGGAAAGGAATGAACGGATAAAGATGCAAGTGGCTCTTGACATAAAAAACGGTGCTGCAATGGATGTGAAGATAACCGGTCAGAGAACCCACAATAGTCAAGTTGCCATATCATTTCTTGATAAGGCTGTAGTCAAAGCACAGGATATGGGATGTAAGGTAGAGAAGGTGATAGCTGATGCTGGACATGATACACTTGAGACATTCAAGTATTTAGGTCAGAGGGGTGTAGAAGCAGTGATAAAGGTGAGGAAGGGGGTGGAAGGAGAGGGAGGGATATGGCAGGAGATGGCTGGTAGAGGGTTTCTTTTCAGTATTTAAGAGGTGGTTTGGTGAGTACGTGAAATAGGGGTGTGGGTATGGTGGCGGGGTAGGTGGGAGGTTTGTAAGATGGTGGTGCGTGGGTAGGGTTAGTAGGAGGTTAGGGGGTTTTAAATATTAATGGTGTGATTCTTGGACAAAGCGGGAGTTTTGTGGCAAAATGAGCGAAAAGAACAAATTAGTCTTCAGTTTATTTAGAGATAAACCTAAAGGGGAAATCAATATCCCAGCTCTAGGCATAGAAAACTCAAAAATTCCGGCCAAACCCGGAGAGCAGTTTGACACTCACCTCTTTTTACCAGAAGGCGAAGGGAGAAAAGGGGAAGGTGGCCTAAGAACAAAGGGTTTTTTCAAGTTTAGCTATAAGCTGGTTGACGGGGCCTGGCATATTTGTAATTTTGACGGCCATCCAGTAATGCCTGCACCTACTAATATACAGGGGCAAATTGAAGAGTATGTTGAGTCCATAGACCAGGGGATTGACAGTTCAAGGCAAAAAATTACAGAGCTTCCCTTAATTACAGTTATCACCGTGGTTTTAAATAAGGAGAAATTCCTTGAAGAAACCATCCAGAGTGTAATTGCTCAGACCTACCCCAATGTGGAGTATCTAATCATAGACGGTGGTAGTACTGACGGAACACTAGATATTATAAGAAGGTATGGGGAATACATTGACTACTGGGTAAGTGAGAAGGATGGGGGAATTTATGATGCAATGAATAAGGGCATAAATGTGGCTAGTGGGGAATGGATAAATTTCATGAATGGGGGGGATAGTTTTTTCCAAGAGAAGGTGTTGGAGAAAGTCTTTACCAATCATTGGAAGGACGTAGATGTAATTTACGGGAACCATCAGGTTGTATACCCCGGTCGGAGGAGAATAGTAAAAGCGGGGGAAATCAAACATATTTGGAAAGGCTCTCAATTTTGTCACCAGAGTGCGTTTGTCCGCAAAAAAGCCTACAAGGTCTATGGTTTCAACACCTCCAGGGACATTGCGGCCGATTTTGAATTCTTTTATACCCTTTACAAGAAGAACATGAACTTCAAATATATAGACCTGGTAATAGCTAATTACCCGGCTGGTGGACTTTCTGACGTCAGGAGGATAAAAACTCTTCTTGAGTGGTGGAGTGTTGTTGGCAAAAATGGGAACACCAATCTATATTATACTGTGCGCATCATCACCGAATTATTAAAGCTGTGGCTCAAAACCACCATGAGAAAAATGAAAAGCCTTTTTAGGGTCTAAGATTGATGGGTCTTCTTTGTAGGCCCATGGAATTTTACTTGTTTTCGACTTTTTTTTTCAACGGACAAAAACCGCTCCCTTAATACCATGTGCCACGACAAGCCTTTTCGAATAAGTGCCACTATACAAAAACTTATACTGGTTGTAATTTTCCTTACCCCAGTATTTAGCATTTACGAGTCTTTGGCTCTGATTTTTGGCGGTTTAGTCGATAACTCTACAGCCCTCACGCCGACATATATAAAAATCATAAAGGACATTGTTTTCATACTGTTGGGTCTTGGTGGCTTTGTGGGAATTTTGAGGAGAAACCGGGTCAACAGGTACGGTTTAATGGGCTTGCTATATTTTCTGCTAGTGGTTTTCACGGCACTTGCCTACAGTAATAACTTTCTGATTTTCTTGGCGGGTCTGAGGTGGACTTTCCCAGTCTTATTGATAACCTTCTTGATTCCCTACATCACCAAGGATTTTCTGGTTAAAATCGCCAACATGCTATTTGGGTTATTCCTTCTGCATTTTTTATTTCAGATAATACAATTGTTCTTTGCCCAAGGCTGGTTTGGCCGAAATGCACTTGGTTTGTCCCTAAGAAACCCCGGAATATTTTTTATCCCTAGCACTGCAGCTTTTTTTACCATATGTGTGCTCTTTTTTACAATGTTTTACCAGCCAAATAGGGTTTTGAGAAGGTTTATTTTTTGGCTTTCCCCATTAAGTATATTTCTCACAGCATCAGGCAGTGGTGTCGTTGTTTACCCCGTGATTATGACAATATATCTTGTAAGTAAAAAGTTTTTTAAATTACTCCCCATTGTAGTTGTCATTCTGTTATTTTTGGCTGGACATACAGTCCAAGATATTACGGGACGAGATAAGGTGCTTGAAGGCTCTTTTGCCACAAGAATTGAAATATTTGTTGAACTAATTAAACAGGCTAGTCTTATCAGTCAAAATTTTGGGTACGGGACAAATACAGGAGTACTTTTGGCAAATCAACTTGGTTTAGATCTGGGGGCTGTAATCACTGATTCAACCTATGCCTCGATAATTGCCAATCTGGGTCTATTAGGTCTTATAATAACTCTGGTCATAGTTCTGATATTTGCAACCATTGCCTGGTTGAACAAGGATAAAGAAAAACTGGTATTTGTGGCTATTTTTGGTTTGTTTTCTGCTACTACGAACATTGTGGAGGCCTTTCCCATGAATTTATTGTTTTCCATACTTGTGGCTTACTATCTAAAAAACTCCAAGAGTTGAGCAATGAAAATACTAATAGTGCACAACAAATACCAATCCAAAAACATTGGTGGGGAGGACATAGTTTATAAAAACGAATTAGAATCCCTGCGAAAAAAATTGGGGGAAAAAAATGTCCTGTCATATGAGGTTTCAAATGACGATGTAAACCAATTTAAATTGCTCTTTGAGATATGGTTTTCATGGGAACACTATAAGAACATAAGGAGGATGGTAGAAGAAAACAGGATAAACATAGTTCATGTCCATAATTTCTTTCCAATGCTCACCCCCAGTGTTTTTAAAGCAGCAAAAGAAGGGGGTGCAAAGGTGATTCACACCCTACACAACTATCGTCTGTGGTGCATATCAGGAATCCTTTACAGGGACGGTTATGGCACATGTGAGGTGTGCACTAAGAATAAGTTTTCCCTAGCGGGCATTCTCAACAGGTGCTATCGTAATTCGCTGCTTCAAAGTATTGCGGCTCAATTGGCATTTTGGTTCTATAAGGTCACTGGAGTCTTTGATAGTGTCGACTATTTCTTTGTTCTCACAGACTTCCAAAAAGAAAAAGTAAAATCCCTTGGAATCAGTGAAAACAGGATTATAGCGAAACCAAACAGTTTAAGGATACCACTCGAGCTCCAAAAACAAAAAGAGAAGCAGGGCTATATTTATGTAGGCAGACTTGAAGAGTCAAAGGGTATTTATGAACTTTTGAAAGTTTGGAGTAGACTTGACAGACGATTCGTTTTAACTGTCATAGGTGGTGGAAAACTGGAGAGGGAACTGAAAAACAAGTTTATGGGATGCGACAATGTCATTTTTAAAGGAGTATGTACTAGGGAAGAAACTTTAGAGAACATGGCCAAGTCGAAATACCTGATCCAACCGTCTTTATGGTATGAGACTTTCGGACTCACCATAATAGAAGCTATGAGTGTTGGCACCCCAGTTATAGGTTTCGATATAGGCACGCGAAAAGACTTCAT includes:
- a CDS encoding glycosyltransferase, yielding MKILIVHNKYQSKNIGGEDIVYKNELESLRKKLGEKNVLSYEVSNDDVNQFKLLFEIWFSWEHYKNIRRMVEENRINIVHVHNFFPMLTPSVFKAAKEGGAKVIHTLHNYRLWCISGILYRDGYGTCEVCTKNKFSLAGILNRCYRNSLLQSIAAQLAFWFYKVTGVFDSVDYFFVLTDFQKEKVKSLGISENRIIAKPNSLRIPLELQKQKEKQGYIYVGRLEESKGIYELLKVWSRLDRRFVLTVIGGGKLERELKNKFMGCDNVIFKGVCTREETLENMAKSKYLIQPSLWYETFGLTIIEAMSVGTPVIGFDIGTRKDFIKNGVNGFLCTPSTFEETIRMSLEYPEYDTLSQNAMKTAKLYHDDYIIEQQIEAYKKILEERI
- a CDS encoding glycosyltransferase, producing MPAPTNIQGQIEEYVESIDQGIDSSRQKITELPLITVITVVLNKEKFLEETIQSVIAQTYPNVEYLIIDGGSTDGTLDIIRRYGEYIDYWVSEKDGGIYDAMNKGINVASGEWINFMNGGDSFFQEKVLEKVFTNHWKDVDVIYGNHQVVYPGRRRIVKAGEIKHIWKGSQFCHQSAFVRKKAYKVYGFNTSRDIAADFEFFYTLYKKNMNFKYIDLVIANYPAGGLSDVRRIKTLLEWWSVVGKNGNTNLYYTVRIITELLKLWLKTTMRKMKSLFRV